The Acetivibrio saccincola genome window below encodes:
- the istA gene encoding IS21 family transposase, with protein MRRLDMIKAREILRLKYEIGLSLREIGQACNCGKTTVSEVLKRAEKANITWPIELSDKQLMSMLYPPTNTRKSVPEPDMEYVFYEMKKKNVTLMLLWEEYKEKHPDGIMYTQFCERYRNFKKLNKISLHKHHKAGEEMEVDWAGDTLSYVDINTGELKPAYIFVSVLPASHYPFVYAYSDTKIESWIDAHVRAYEYYGGVPKITIPDNTKTAVIKPDRVEPLINRNYKEMALHYRTTIVPARAGKPKDKASDENMVGNVSRRIMAALRNRQFFSIYEINQAISEELEKFINRPFQKMEGNRKTAFEKIDKPCLQPLPATKYEYCDWVETRVAFNYHVEYKGFFYSVHYSYANHKCWVRASSKTIEVYIGNERIAVHTRNYDKFNRYRTLEEHMPEEHKAIYAWNSERFLSWAEKTGPNTRELIKKILENSDYPVQGYRACMGIMRLAKSHSAEIMETASKEAIDKNVFSFKYFNIILKQVINNSSKKQADTIIHHENVRGSSAYSGGGIYVN; from the coding sequence ATGAGGAGGCTAGATATGATAAAAGCAAGAGAAATTTTAAGGCTTAAATACGAAATAGGATTATCCCTAAGAGAAATTGGCCAAGCTTGCAATTGTGGCAAAACAACAGTATCAGAGGTGCTTAAAAGAGCAGAAAAGGCAAATATAACATGGCCAATCGAACTTAGTGATAAACAGTTAATGTCCATGCTATACCCACCTACGAACACTAGAAAATCCGTTCCAGAGCCTGATATGGAATATGTTTTCTATGAAATGAAGAAAAAGAATGTGACTTTGATGCTTTTGTGGGAAGAATATAAGGAAAAGCATCCGGATGGAATCATGTATACTCAATTCTGTGAGAGGTATAGGAATTTCAAGAAGCTGAATAAAATATCCCTACACAAACACCACAAAGCCGGTGAAGAAATGGAGGTTGACTGGGCTGGTGATACCCTGTCCTATGTAGATATTAATACAGGTGAATTAAAGCCTGCATACATTTTTGTTTCTGTACTTCCTGCAAGTCACTATCCCTTTGTTTATGCTTACAGTGATACCAAAATTGAAAGTTGGATTGATGCTCATGTAAGGGCATATGAGTACTATGGTGGGGTTCCTAAAATAACAATACCGGATAATACAAAGACTGCAGTTATCAAACCAGACCGTGTAGAACCTTTAATAAACAGAAACTACAAAGAAATGGCCTTACACTATAGAACGACCATTGTACCTGCCAGAGCAGGTAAACCAAAAGATAAAGCTTCAGATGAAAACATGGTAGGTAATGTTTCGAGAAGAATAATGGCAGCACTTAGAAATAGACAGTTTTTTAGCATATATGAAATAAATCAAGCAATTTCAGAAGAGCTAGAAAAGTTTATCAACAGACCATTTCAGAAAATGGAGGGCAACAGGAAGACGGCTTTTGAAAAAATAGATAAACCTTGTCTGCAGCCATTGCCGGCAACAAAATATGAGTATTGCGACTGGGTGGAAACAAGAGTTGCATTTAATTATCATGTTGAATATAAAGGGTTTTTCTACAGTGTTCATTACTCCTATGCAAATCACAAATGTTGGGTTAGGGCATCTTCAAAAACTATAGAAGTATATATAGGAAACGAGAGGATAGCGGTACACACCAGGAATTATGACAAATTTAATCGGTACAGAACATTAGAGGAACATATGCCCGAAGAGCATAAAGCAATTTATGCATGGAATTCTGAACGTTTTCTATCGTGGGCAGAAAAAACCGGTCCTAATACCCGGGAATTAATCAAAAAGATTCTTGAAAACAGTGATTATCCTGTTCAGGGTTATCGCGCTTGTATGGGTATTATGAGGCTTGCTAAAAGTCATTCAGCCGAAATAATGGAAACTGCCAGTAAAGAGGCTATAGATAAAAATGTTTTCTCATTCAAATATTTTAATATTATCCTTAAGCAAGTTATTAACAATTCCTCAAAGAAGCAGGCTGATACAATTATTCATCATGAAAATGTAAGAGGAAGCAGTGCTTACTCAGGAGGTGGTATATATGTTAATTAA
- a CDS encoding M23 family metallopeptidase has protein sequence MAIDLKTAATIAKVAINTLRDEEARRKIIIILMAPLITVLLILSVLVYILSSPVSFILQFFMDDTTKAAVEEFKAANDAVVELQIGELEFNGDYPMPVTGEITSPYGYRIHPVTGEYKMHTGIDIRSEWHAPVKSIAYGRVVKIGIDDGYGQFVIIFHDAEKEPFYSVYTHLSKVYALQDQEVMQGSIIGLEGGDPDLDPLPGRSTGHHLHFEIRKSMSAYSHVDPVTYLFETTEEEDESSGDETVNFKIDESRGQME, from the coding sequence TTGGCAATAGATCTTAAAACAGCAGCTACCATAGCTAAGGTAGCTATTAATACTTTAAGAGACGAAGAGGCAAGAAGAAAAATAATAATTATACTTATGGCACCGCTAATCACGGTGCTTTTAATTTTGTCAGTTTTAGTGTATATCCTATCTAGTCCTGTATCATTCATATTACAATTTTTTATGGATGATACAACTAAAGCAGCAGTTGAAGAGTTTAAAGCAGCTAATGATGCAGTAGTTGAACTGCAGATTGGAGAATTGGAATTTAATGGCGACTATCCTATGCCGGTGACAGGTGAGATAACGAGTCCCTATGGCTATAGGATTCATCCTGTGACCGGTGAATACAAAATGCACACAGGTATTGATATCAGATCTGAATGGCATGCTCCAGTAAAATCGATAGCATATGGTAGAGTAGTTAAGATTGGTATTGATGATGGTTATGGACAGTTTGTCATCATATTCCATGATGCTGAAAAAGAACCATTTTACTCAGTATACACTCATCTCTCTAAAGTGTACGCTTTGCAAGATCAAGAGGTTATGCAAGGCAGCATTATTGGATTAGAAGGTGGAGATCCTGATTTAGATCCATTACCAGGTCGATCCACAGGTCATCATTTGCATTTTGAAATTAGAAAAAGTATGAGTGCTTATAGTCATGTAGATCCAGTAACATATTTATTTGAGACAACGGAAGAAGAGGATGAATCATCAGGAGACGAAACAGTTAATTTTAAAATAGATGAAAGTAGAGGTCAAATGGAATGA